The Halococcus hamelinensis 100A6 genome window below encodes:
- a CDS encoding C2H2-type zinc finger protein produces the protein MSAPDFECRICNKSFGTEESLNDHMEEEHPEQGMA, from the coding sequence ATGAGCGCACCCGACTTCGAATGCCGTATCTGCAACAAGTCCTTCGGCACCGAGGAATCGCTCAACGACCACATGGAGGAAGAGCATCCCGAACAGGGGATGGCCTGA
- a CDS encoding proteasome assembly chaperone family protein — protein MDEFDIETLAEPELSDPVLVEGLPGVGHVGKLVAEHLLEELDGEPVRRVYSEHFPPQVDIDEGRAKLASAELHAVEADGRDLLVLTGDHQAQDAAGHYRLTDRFLDIAAEFDVERVFALGGVPTGELIDEYDVIGAATGDESIEELEAAGVEFREGEPAGGIVGVSGLLLGLAERRDLPAACLMGETSGYLVDPKSARAVLEILEDIVGFEVDFDSLEERADEMEEVVQKIQQMEGGQAATDDDLRYIG, from the coding sequence ATGGACGAATTCGATATCGAGACGCTCGCGGAGCCGGAGCTGTCCGACCCCGTGCTCGTCGAGGGGCTCCCCGGCGTGGGCCACGTCGGCAAGCTCGTCGCCGAGCACCTCCTCGAAGAGCTCGACGGCGAACCGGTTCGTCGCGTCTACTCCGAGCACTTCCCGCCGCAGGTCGACATCGACGAGGGCCGCGCGAAGCTCGCCTCGGCCGAACTCCACGCCGTCGAGGCCGACGGCCGGGACCTGCTGGTGCTCACCGGCGACCACCAGGCCCAGGACGCGGCCGGTCACTACCGACTCACCGACCGATTCCTCGACATCGCCGCGGAGTTCGACGTCGAGCGGGTGTTCGCGCTCGGCGGCGTCCCGACCGGCGAACTCATCGACGAGTACGACGTCATCGGCGCGGCGACGGGCGACGAGTCCATCGAGGAGCTCGAAGCCGCGGGCGTCGAGTTCCGCGAGGGCGAACCCGCCGGCGGCATCGTCGGCGTCAGTGGCCTGCTCCTCGGCCTCGCCGAACGCCGCGACCTCCCCGCGGCCTGCCTGATGGGCGAAACCAGCGGCTACCTCGTCGACCCCAAGAGCGCCCGCGCGGTGCTCGAGATCCTCGAGGACATCGTCGGCTTCGAGGTCGACTTCGACTCCCTCGAAGAGCGCGCCGACGAGATGGAGGAAGTGGTGCAGAAGATCCAGCAGATGGAGGGCGGCCAGGCCGCCACCGACGACGACCTCCGGTATATCGGGTAG
- a CDS encoding DUF5804 family protein, producing MTEVCIVGAPEVELRYELLSRETARDALATYDLTAPYENTLALRTVSLGAAVALLNDLNWYLVRFASAAFVREPAIDPDEWFSRDLATAVRDERVDPDETGRHLALYGVVDGELTEPEHVVRTHETPSRDDRDELDRTMVVRVTEAEFEA from the coding sequence GTGACGGAGGTCTGCATCGTCGGCGCGCCGGAAGTCGAACTCCGCTACGAACTCCTCTCGCGCGAGACCGCCCGCGACGCGCTCGCGACCTACGACCTCACCGCGCCCTACGAGAACACCCTCGCGCTCCGCACCGTGAGCCTCGGGGCGGCGGTGGCGTTGCTCAACGACCTCAACTGGTATCTCGTCCGGTTCGCCTCGGCGGCGTTCGTTCGCGAACCCGCGATCGACCCCGACGAGTGGTTCTCGCGCGACCTCGCGACCGCGGTGCGCGACGAGCGTGTCGACCCCGACGAGACGGGCCGCCACCTCGCGCTCTACGGTGTGGTTGACGGCGAACTCACCGAGCCGGAACACGTCGTCCGAACGCACGAGACCCCAAGCCGCGACGACCGGGACGAACTCGACAGGACGATGGTCGTCAGAGTGACCGAAGCCGAGTTCGAGGCGTAG
- a CDS encoding alpha-hydroxy-acid oxidizing protein translates to MDDPSEPYGEHRQQNVYASGMLADQPPDGPVRYSDLERRALETMSDEAAAYVAGGAGTEDTVAENRRAFADWRIVPRMLRDVSERDLRVSPFDREFDVPVMLATLGVLSIVHDEGELAVARAAADLDVPMCLSSASSYTLEAVADELGEVPKWFQLYWSADPAIASSFVERAENAGYDGIVVTLDTPLLGWRERDIEQGYLPFLDGEGVANYFSDPAFRDRLDQPPEENEAAAVMEFVDVFGDPSLTWDDLADLREETDLPLVVKGVLHPDDAKRAVECGADGVIVSNHGGRQVDGAVGALAALPGIVDAVDVPTLFDSGIRGGADVVTALALGADCTLLGRPYAYGLALDGEAGVENVVENLRADLDLTLALAGHTSFDDLDRSVLADRRPNGGD, encoded by the coding sequence ATGGACGACCCCTCGGAGCCCTACGGCGAACATCGCCAGCAGAACGTCTACGCGTCGGGGATGCTCGCCGACCAGCCCCCGGACGGGCCGGTGCGGTATTCGGACCTCGAACGGCGAGCCTTGGAGACGATGAGCGACGAGGCGGCGGCCTACGTCGCGGGCGGGGCCGGCACCGAGGACACCGTCGCCGAGAACCGTCGTGCGTTCGCCGACTGGCGGATCGTCCCCCGGATGCTCCGGGACGTCTCCGAACGCGACCTCCGCGTGAGCCCCTTCGACCGCGAGTTCGACGTCCCCGTCATGTTGGCCACGCTCGGCGTGCTCTCGATCGTCCACGACGAGGGCGAACTCGCGGTGGCGCGTGCCGCCGCCGACCTCGACGTTCCCATGTGTCTGAGTTCGGCGTCCTCGTACACCCTCGAAGCCGTTGCCGACGAACTCGGTGAGGTTCCAAAGTGGTTCCAGCTCTACTGGTCGGCCGACCCCGCCATCGCGTCGAGCTTCGTCGAACGCGCCGAGAACGCGGGCTACGACGGCATCGTGGTCACGCTCGACACGCCCCTCCTGGGCTGGCGCGAGCGCGACATCGAGCAGGGCTACCTCCCCTTCCTCGACGGCGAGGGCGTGGCGAACTACTTCTCGGACCCCGCGTTCCGCGACCGGCTCGACCAACCACCGGAGGAGAACGAGGCCGCGGCCGTGATGGAGTTCGTCGACGTCTTCGGCGACCCGTCGCTGACGTGGGACGATCTGGCCGATCTCCGGGAGGAGACGGACCTCCCGCTGGTCGTCAAGGGCGTCCTCCATCCCGACGACGCGAAACGGGCGGTCGAGTGCGGCGCGGACGGGGTGATCGTCTCGAACCACGGCGGCCGCCAGGTCGACGGCGCGGTCGGCGCGCTCGCGGCGCTGCCCGGGATCGTCGACGCGGTCGACGTACCCACGCTGTTCGACAGCGGAATACGTGGGGGCGCGGACGTCGTCACGGCGCTCGCGCTCGGGGCCGACTGCACCCTTCTCGGCCGACCCTACGCCTACGGGCTGGCGCTCGACGGCGAGGCAGGGGTCGAGAACGTGGTCGAGAACCTCCGTGCCGACCTCGACCTGACCCTCGCGCTCGCGGGCCACACGAGCTTCGACGACCTCGATCGGTCCGTGCTCGCCGACCGCCGTCCGAACGGAGGCGATTGA
- a CDS encoding 30S ribosomal protein S27e: protein MAGNFYTVECPDCENEQVVFGKAATQVACAVCGSTLAHATGGKAVFEGEVLDTVERREAPDDLTGSS from the coding sequence ATGGCAGGCAACTTCTACACCGTGGAATGTCCGGACTGTGAGAACGAGCAGGTCGTCTTCGGGAAGGCCGCGACGCAGGTCGCGTGTGCGGTCTGTGGTTCGACGCTCGCGCACGCGACCGGTGGCAAAGCGGTCTTCGAGGGCGAGGTGCTCGACACCGTCGAGCGCCGTGAGGCACCCGACGATCTCACGGGATCGAGCTGA
- a CDS encoding 50S ribosomal protein L44e, with protein sequence MEMPRRFNTYCPHCNEHHQHEIEKVRHGRETGMKWIDRQTERGTSVIGNAGKFSKVPGGDKPTKKTNLKYRCGDCGKAHLRPGWRAGRLTLQE encoded by the coding sequence ATGGAGATGCCTCGTCGGTTCAACACGTACTGCCCTCACTGCAACGAACACCACCAACACGAGATCGAGAAGGTCCGCCACGGTCGCGAGACCGGCATGAAGTGGATCGACCGACAGACCGAACGCGGGACGTCGGTCATCGGCAACGCCGGCAAGTTCTCGAAGGTGCCGGGTGGCGACAAGCCGACCAAGAAGACCAACCTCAAGTACCGGTGTGGCGACTGCGGCAAGGCCCACCTCCGTCCCGGATGGCGCGCCGGCCGACTCACCCTTCAGGAGTAA
- a CDS encoding HAD family hydrolase codes for MATRYDAVFWDIGGVVLDLDSVRRGHRAFVETLGERFDLGDDALETWREELGAHFRDRDGAEFASAREGYARAVAAMVGREVSADEWLPAFERATAEVLEPIPETVETIRRLDGRLHQGVVSDIDTWEAERLLDQFGVAPHLDAMTTSEEVGRTKPDPAMFETALEKADVEPERAVMVGDRYRNDMEGASGVGLHTVAFGGSAADATPDDPVVDYRIENPLELLDIVGVERE; via the coding sequence ATGGCCACCCGATACGACGCCGTCTTCTGGGACATCGGCGGGGTCGTCCTCGACCTCGACTCCGTCCGGCGGGGGCACCGCGCGTTCGTCGAGACCCTCGGCGAGCGGTTCGACCTCGGCGACGACGCGCTCGAAACCTGGCGCGAGGAGCTCGGGGCGCACTTCCGCGACCGCGACGGCGCGGAGTTCGCGAGCGCCCGCGAGGGCTACGCGCGAGCGGTCGCGGCGATGGTCGGCCGCGAGGTTTCGGCGGACGAGTGGCTCCCGGCGTTCGAGCGCGCGACCGCCGAGGTGCTCGAACCGATCCCGGAGACCGTCGAGACCATCCGCCGGCTCGACGGTCGGCTCCACCAGGGTGTCGTCAGCGACATCGACACTTGGGAGGCCGAACGCCTCCTCGACCAGTTCGGGGTCGCGCCCCACCTCGACGCGATGACGACCTCCGAGGAAGTCGGCCGGACCAAACCCGACCCCGCGATGTTCGAGACGGCGCTCGAAAAGGCCGACGTTGAACCTGAACGGGCGGTGATGGTCGGCGACCGCTACCGAAACGACATGGAGGGCGCGTCGGGCGTCGGGCTCCACACCGTGGCGTTCGGCGGGAGCGCGGCGGACGCCACCCCCGACGACCCCGTCGTCGACTACCGGATCGAGAACCCGCTCGAACTCCTCGATATCGTCGGTGTCGAACGCGAATAA
- a CDS encoding HAH_0734 family protein: MKRLIIHGDPGVRKGGRIEYDGDEVVCFGISKFGEWHGPDRPQLWCTVGERDEIETFERREYIPMHLDVESVDAEAVTVLERKGELTT; encoded by the coding sequence ATGAAGCGGCTCATCATCCACGGCGATCCGGGGGTTCGCAAGGGCGGCCGGATCGAGTACGACGGCGACGAAGTGGTCTGTTTCGGCATCAGCAAGTTCGGCGAGTGGCACGGTCCCGACCGCCCGCAGCTCTGGTGTACGGTCGGCGAGCGCGACGAGATCGAGACCTTCGAGCGCCGCGAGTACATCCCGATGCATCTCGACGTCGAGTCGGTCGACGCCGAGGCCGTCACCGTCCTCGAACGGAAGGGCGAGCTCACGACATAG
- a CDS encoding RNA-protein complex protein Nop10 yields MKSAIRVCADWESTHDTPVYTLTETCPECGGSAVNSAPAPYNPEDPHGEYRRALKRRESG; encoded by the coding sequence ATGAAATCCGCGATTCGCGTCTGTGCCGACTGGGAATCCACGCACGACACCCCCGTGTATACCCTCACCGAGACGTGTCCCGAGTGTGGTGGATCGGCCGTCAACAGCGCGCCCGCGCCGTACAACCCCGAGGACCCGCATGGGGAGTACCGACGCGCTCTTAAGCGCCGCGAGTCCGGGTAG
- a CDS encoding acyl-CoA dehydrogenase family protein — protein MDFDLPGEHRMMRETVREFCEAEIAPLAQEIEDEHRYPAEVFDQLADLDVMGVPVTEEYGGLGGDQLLYALVTEELGRVSGSIGLSYAAHISLASKPIENFGTHEQKEEWLRPLAEGEHIGAWALTEPGSGSDASNMDTTAEKDGDEWVLDGTKQFITNASEAGSVLVKAVTDPGAGYGGVSTFIVDPADDGFEVSTIWEKMGLNASPTCEIQLDDVRLPEDRLLGEEGEGWEQTKKTLDGGRISIAALSVGLGQGAYEAAKSYATEREQFGQPISEFDAVRNKIVDMDRKLERARLLTHKAATTYDAGEDVTRLSALAKLDASEASREIAEDAVQVLGGYGYTTDFAPQRFYRDAKLMEIGEGTSEIQHLVIGREIGL, from the coding sequence ATGGATTTCGACCTGCCGGGCGAACATCGGATGATGCGCGAGACGGTGCGGGAGTTCTGTGAGGCGGAGATCGCGCCGCTCGCCCAGGAGATCGAGGACGAGCACCGCTATCCCGCCGAGGTCTTCGACCAGCTCGCCGACCTCGACGTGATGGGCGTGCCGGTGACGGAGGAGTATGGAGGACTGGGTGGCGACCAGCTGCTCTACGCGCTCGTCACCGAGGAGCTCGGCCGAGTGTCCGGCTCGATCGGGCTCTCGTACGCCGCCCACATCAGCCTCGCCTCGAAGCCCATCGAGAACTTCGGGACCCACGAGCAGAAAGAGGAGTGGCTCCGACCGCTCGCCGAGGGCGAGCACATCGGGGCGTGGGCGCTCACGGAACCCGGCAGCGGCTCGGACGCCTCGAACATGGACACGACGGCCGAGAAGGACGGCGACGAGTGGGTGCTCGACGGGACGAAGCAGTTCATCACCAACGCCAGCGAGGCGGGCTCGGTGCTCGTGAAGGCCGTCACGGACCCCGGCGCGGGCTACGGTGGGGTCTCGACCTTCATCGTCGACCCCGCGGACGACGGCTTCGAGGTTTCGACGATCTGGGAGAAGATGGGGCTCAACGCCTCGCCGACGTGTGAGATCCAGCTCGACGACGTTCGACTCCCCGAGGACCGACTGCTCGGGGAGGAGGGCGAAGGCTGGGAACAGACGAAGAAAACGCTCGACGGCGGGCGGATCTCGATCGCGGCGCTCTCGGTCGGACTCGGTCAGGGAGCCTACGAGGCCGCGAAGTCCTACGCGACCGAGCGCGAGCAGTTCGGCCAGCCCATCTCGGAGTTCGACGCGGTGCGGAACAAGATCGTCGACATGGACCGGAAACTGGAGCGCGCGCGACTCCTGACCCACAAGGCCGCGACGACCTACGACGCGGGCGAGGACGTCACCCGACTGAGCGCGCTCGCGAAGCTCGACGCCAGCGAGGCCAGCCGCGAGATCGCCGAGGACGCCGTCCAGGTGTTGGGCGGCTACGGCTACACCACCGACTTCGCGCCCCAGCGCTTCTACCGCGACGCAAAACTCATGGAGATCGGTGAGGGGACCAGCGAGATCCAGCACCTCGTGATCGGACGCGAGATCGGGTTATAA
- a CDS encoding SDR family oxidoreductase: protein MNVLIAGAHGGVGQHITEILAESDHDATAMVRTESQVDEMADFGVETAVADLTEDVSHAVPGHDAIVFAAGSSGADVEGVDRDGANKLVDAAEAEGVDRFVMLSAMNADEPENSPDGLYDYLVAKQAADEYLQSSDLTYTIVRPGALTDDPATGRVKTARKLDRGEITRADVAHVLVAALDTESTHGTTFELLEGEESIEDALANPTDES, encoded by the coding sequence ATGAACGTACTCATCGCGGGCGCACACGGCGGCGTCGGCCAGCACATCACCGAGATCCTCGCCGAGAGCGACCACGACGCGACGGCGATGGTCCGCACGGAATCACAGGTCGACGAGATGGCCGACTTCGGTGTCGAGACGGCCGTCGCGGACCTCACCGAGGACGTGAGCCACGCGGTGCCGGGCCACGACGCGATCGTCTTCGCGGCGGGGTCGAGCGGCGCGGACGTCGAAGGCGTCGACCGCGACGGGGCGAACAAACTCGTCGACGCCGCCGAAGCGGAGGGCGTCGACCGATTCGTAATGTTGAGCGCGATGAACGCCGACGAACCCGAGAACAGTCCCGACGGGCTCTACGACTACCTCGTCGCGAAACAAGCCGCCGACGAATATCTCCAATCCAGCGACCTCACGTACACCATCGTCCGCCCGGGGGCGCTCACCGACGACCCCGCGACCGGCCGAGTGAAAACCGCCCGAAAGCTCGACCGCGGCGAGATCACCCGGGCCGACGTCGCCCACGTGCTTGTGGCCGCGCTCGACACCGAATCGACCCACGGAACGACCTTCGAACTCCTCGAAGGCGAGGAGTCGATCGAGGACGCGCTCGCGAACCCGACCGACGAGTCGTAA
- a CDS encoding translation initiation factor IF-2 subunit alpha yields MNYSGWPDPSELVIGKVDEIADFGVFVDLSEYEDKRGLVHISEVASGWIKNVRDHVGVGQTVVAKVLSVDEGSQQIDLSLKDVNDHQRSEKVQEWKAAKRADNWMTIAFGEDIDDAQYTAVANEFLTEFGTLYAGFEEAAIRGADALNGTDLSAEEIDAIVETARENVSVPYVAVSGYVDLRSPEAAGVDAIREALHAAEGNGDLPDGVDLDVTYVGSPEYRIRVEAPDYKTAEAELEASADRAAAAVGEHGGSAEFHRERRSDDE; encoded by the coding sequence ATGAACTACAGTGGCTGGCCGGACCCGAGCGAACTCGTGATCGGGAAGGTCGACGAGATCGCCGACTTCGGCGTCTTCGTCGACCTCTCGGAGTACGAGGACAAACGGGGCCTCGTCCACATCTCCGAGGTCGCCTCGGGCTGGATCAAGAACGTCCGCGACCACGTCGGCGTCGGCCAGACGGTGGTGGCCAAAGTCCTCTCGGTCGACGAGGGCTCCCAGCAGATCGACCTCTCGCTCAAGGACGTCAACGACCACCAGCGCTCCGAGAAGGTCCAGGAGTGGAAGGCCGCCAAGCGCGCCGACAACTGGATGACGATCGCCTTCGGTGAGGACATCGACGACGCACAGTACACCGCAGTCGCGAACGAGTTCCTCACCGAGTTCGGCACGCTCTATGCGGGCTTCGAGGAGGCCGCCATCCGCGGCGCGGACGCGCTCAACGGGACCGACCTCTCGGCGGAGGAGATCGACGCCATCGTCGAGACCGCCCGCGAGAACGTCTCGGTACCCTACGTCGCGGTCTCGGGCTACGTCGACCTCCGGAGCCCCGAGGCCGCCGGCGTCGACGCCATCCGCGAGGCGCTCCACGCCGCGGAGGGCAACGGCGACCTCCCCGACGGGGTCGACCTCGACGTGACCTACGTCGGCTCGCCGGAGTACCGCATCCGCGTCGAGGCACCCGACTACAAGACCGCCGAGGCCGAACTCGAAGCCAGCGCCGACCGCGCGGCCGCCGCCGTCGGCGAACACGGCGGGAGCGCGGAGTTCCACCGCGAGCGCCGAAGCGACGACGAGTAA
- a CDS encoding GNAT family N-acetyltransferase, translating into MPGPVFLDGEPVRLRTIEEEDIEFLQRHINDPAVRTPIGSSAPVNEAEERDWFESLNEGDDVSLLICVDDEAVGTISLMRIDEGWGRGTLGYWIAPDEWGEGYATAATRLLVGHAFDQLRLHKVRAEAFDYNAGSRRVLEKVGFTEEGVGREECFVDGEYVDVHRYGLLEDEWRDL; encoded by the coding sequence ATGCCCGGTCCGGTCTTCCTCGACGGCGAGCCGGTCAGGCTCAGAACCATCGAAGAGGAGGACATCGAGTTCCTCCAGCGCCACATCAACGACCCCGCAGTCCGAACACCTATTGGCTCGTCCGCTCCGGTGAACGAAGCCGAGGAACGCGACTGGTTCGAATCGCTGAACGAGGGCGACGACGTCTCGCTCCTGATCTGTGTCGATGACGAGGCCGTGGGAACCATCAGCCTCATGCGGATCGACGAAGGCTGGGGTCGTGGCACCCTCGGCTACTGGATAGCCCCCGACGAGTGGGGCGAGGGCTACGCGACGGCCGCCACACGACTCCTCGTGGGCCACGCGTTCGACCAACTCCGGCTTCACAAGGTCCGTGCCGAGGCGTTCGACTACAACGCTGGCTCCCGGCGGGTGCTCGAAAAGGTCGGGTTCACCGAGGAAGGCGTCGGTCGCGAGGAGTGCTTCGTCGACGGCGAGTACGTCGATGTCCACCGCTACGGCCTGCTCGAAGACGAGTGGCGCGACTTATAA